One genomic window of Pagrus major chromosome 22, Pma_NU_1.0 includes the following:
- the tdrd15 gene encoding tudor domain-containing protein 15 has translation MTVTDAAAMPSVLGSEHQKSQRSGPSAPCALWPVDLKLTHLDWNPEATLIHFQAQYLTICELDYNILQGEIQNIPKTKAAVDIGEFCLVEDLTSARWYRGRVQNRREDLFDVFLIDHGNVLSVDITNISSCSSDLFILPPKKVCGFLANVLLLQGCPHSVVEEYLSSLIGRNVTGYIQALLPHKMLLLESPDINIDLVRHGFGRHVDTDTFLLLVEMLTEVRLKQNVEPVPDLLIEKPSGQEYCFKPSGSQGYEDILSFCGPRLSCGTRAKVRVTAAVKPGLFYCQMASMQTNLLEMSKKLAAVCEYKTKEGNQKTPENLGLLCSVKGKDGKWYRGLVQLLPVNSQVRVLFIDYGFFESVKVENVHRLPPDFVSKPIMAFPCSLFALNDQDEAVKAQQLSFLKAGLLGRVLDVEIRSFDEEQHLYSITAIGAEDPAPTEELPKVNFESVFETKELSPQGGYLYHETVMSETLGKTLEAGEVRVGSVFVGYVEHVQNPHQFWIRTQKRNDDFEEMMTKMMDHFSQVKLEEDTLLNPELGTLCCALYEEDMHFYRGVVTDTLEHGAEVLFIDFGNIEKVPHMLIKKIPEEFASKSAFAFCCSLVNVFPLDEVWTGTTCGFFRRAVSNKALLVHVVQMSKNKFVVDLCEIGSDNNQTITELLISSTQAEYWNNIPIKTLVQNNTDVTDKTKCTRYSVTSDISGKTEQLKDFEDEEKTSKNETEKAQAPARFKVLNTKPGCEFAVHCSYINSPSDFWCQPLNKVPALEELMDKVQQYYTTHTVPLRLGDSCCIAKSPQDGRWYRAFITEKQKGLARVILVDYGYTIQVQEHNLQAIMPEYVNLEGQAFRCSLYNLIEPADPKNCGNWSPEVCNSLRDFVRDSTCGLRCKVVCQLNVKNKGLCNVVDLYNTQTQQSITNLILKQGLAREVTVSTKQQSTVFPESFVFSSYDLNLGSEEQVYITHISSQWEVYCHLERNTDIIEELEKKISKESEKMMQASRRAVVRKLCLAKYLDGKWYRGLADPVQSPLHLSVFFVDYGNTNISEKTHVMFIPRDSADLLYTPMQAVRCSLSSVSKDELYTDVKKWLGDAVLNKQVKALIVGKNEDGSFDVELFDGEVNINEKVKELILSFSPKPKTVVSFDMSSSRRGKPETLCTGNTKTPVKNSQPQGRSPNSATSKNQRRTQVGSGSHKKKENAQNCVPGKTQSKNTKAQQQNKDNAKSCLLEKPQKNSQVKQQREYRDTNTKSEQPQCTEKMEISQLSCLQDMKVTKGLRAMCFVSHIDSVNSFFLQLSEDEPAILKMAKDLNSGTFRDSIKTTTPLRISDLVLAEYEEDGALYRSVVKGCEGSSCFRVEFVDYGNSTVMGKEKIYTIPKEYLSQPRFSIPCSLLDTSTYQNDASFTDAVMEQPLMVDFVHQCDSHWEVKVEILGGATGLPPLLEAAVERGMETKKEEEAPASSPEIEKGVRSCEQNYQRKEVSDNEMSKSKRINPIIDGEDVMLKPLPAKLSPKLKVITRWGRRRTPTRNMDTFIMNQRKTVKYSVKAKSDCVDTIIPPTIQAKDTENCTVLSVLSNGSFYVRLNRTSELFSALENDIADNLHKCKMVAEEDVKQDLKCLVQIHRDKQWHRAVVQHVHHGKCQVLLMDHGSIEEIPSCSIRRQCSNHRKIPNLAVLCEMNCLSFSEGEGAHNLWCETLKPMIGNQVKLVFVCYSEAEKLWKVEIIMNGLFFKRQITTSLQQNEEMTPSPAETRHEKAEGKSISETSQPQQLVFAPTDIDKAYSGFAAAVTTPFEFCVVLEDSLLVMTKVSLMLDDLSKQVSPLPEAHLVPGTCCLLKSETKNKWCRAEIVHSDTTVILNLVDYGLYECIPYENCSHLRKLPVEIMNLPKVTYPCILRGVKPIRADGQWTDEAAVFFQQCLYQKNLQIFFREFVSNTNWKVDILADDVHVAKELVDAGHGSYIDIMLGLRFQEQSACKAALHSPESEEECDQEDEASDKKSDLSVESTDEAEEKMPLSIASGSNHCFLM, from the exons ATGACAGTTACTGATGCTGCTGCCATGCCGTCAGTGCTGGGCTCCGAACATCAAAA GTCTCAGAGGTCAGGTCCATCTGCACCATGTGCCCTTTGGCCAGTAGACCTCAAGTTAACTCACTTGGACTGGAACCCTGAGGCAACCCTGATACACTTCCAGGCACAGTACCTTACCATATGTGAACTTGACTATAACATCCTGCAAGGAGAAATACAGAACATACCAAAGACTAAAGCTGCAGTGGATATCGGAGAGTTTTGCCTTGTAGAGGATTTGACTTCAGCCCGCTGGTACAGAGGAAGAGTTCAGAACCGGAGAGAGGacttgtttgatgtttttctcataGATCACGGTAATGTCTTGAGTGTAGACATCACCAACATATCTTCCTGTTCAAGCGACCTGTTCATCCTACCTCCCAAGAAAGTTTGTGGATTTCTTGCAAATGTACTGCTGCTTCAAGGTTGTCCTCATTCTGTAGTGGAGGAGTACTTATCAAGCCTGATTGGAAGAAATGTCACAGGTTATATCCAAGCCCTGCTGCCCCACAAAATGCTCTTGTTGGAAAGCCCTGACATCAACATCGACCTTGTTAGACATGGGTTTGGGAGGCATGTCGACACAGATACATTCCTCCTCTTGGTTGAGATGCTCACTGAAGTTCGGCTCAAACAAAATGTAGAGCCAGTTCCTGACCTGCTCATTGAAAAGCCAAGTGGACAAGAATATTGCTTCAAACCATCAGGCTCGCAGGGATATGAAGACATTCTGTCATTCTGTGGGCCTAGATTGAGTTGTGGGACACGTGCTAAAGTGCGAGTAACTGCTGCTGTCAAACCTGGGCTGTTCTACTGTCAGATGGCCAGTATGCAAACAAATCTTTTGGAAATGTCGAAGAAGCTGGCTGCAGTTTGTGAGTACAAAACCAAAGAAGGCAATCAGAAGACTCCAGAAAACTTGGGTTTACTGTGCTCCGTTAAAGGCAAAGATGGGAAATGGTATCGAGGCTTGGTGCAGTTACTCCCAGTCAATTCTCAAGTAAGAGTTTTGTTCATTGACTATGGATTCTTTGAATCAGTCAAAGTTGAGAATGTTCACAGGTTGCCACCTGATTTTGTTTCAAAACCCATCATGGCGTTCCCATGTTCACTTTTTGCCCTGAATGATCAGGATGAGGCAGTCAAAGCTCAGCAGTTGAGCTTTCTAAAGGCAGGCTTGCTTGGAAGGGTGTTAGATGTGGAAATCAGAAGTTTTGATGAAGAACAGCATCTCTACTCTATCACAGCAATTGGTGCTGAAGACCCAGCGCCCACTGAAGAGCTTCCTAAAGTCAATTTTGAGTCAGTTTTTGAGACAAAAGAATTGTCACCTCAGGGTGGCTATCTATACCATGAGACAGTCATGTCTGAAACATTGGGTAAAACACTGGAAGCAGGAGAGGTGCGGGTAGGCTCTGTCTTTGTGGGGTATGTTGAGCATGTTCAGAATCCACATCAATTCTGGATCCGAACACAAAAACGCAATGATGACTTTGAGGAAATGATGACAAAAATGATGGATCACTTCAGTCAGGTGAAGCTGGAGGAAGACACACTGTTGAATCCTGAGCTTGGGACACTGTGCTGTGCACTTTATGAGGAAGACATGCATTTCTACAGGGGTGTAGTGACAGACACTCTTGAGCATGGAGCTGAAgttctttttattgattttgggAACATTGAGAAAGTGCCACACATGTTAATCAAGAAGATACCTGAGGAATTTGCCAGCAAATCAGCATTTGCCTTCTGTTGTTCTCTTGTCAATGTATTTCCTTTGGATGAAGTCTGGACTGGCACAACCTGTGGCTTTTTTAGAAGAGCTGTGTCAAACAAAGCATTGCTAGTCCATGTTGTCCAGATGAGTAAAAACAAATTTGTTGTTGATCTCTGTGAGATTGGAAGTGACAACAATCAAACTATCACTGAGCTCTTGATCTCTTCAACACAAGCTGAATACTGGAACAACATTCCCATAAAGACTCTGGTGCAAAATAACACAGATGTGACAGACAAAACCAAATGCACAAGATATAGTGTGACATCAGACATCAGTGGGAAGACAGAGCAACTGAAGGATTTTGAGGACGAagagaaaacatccaaaaatgaaactgaGAAGGCCCAAGCCCCTGCTCGCTTTAAAGTATTAAACACCAAGCCTGGGTGTGAGTTTGCTGTGCATTGCTCTTACATCAACTCGCCATCAGATTTCTGGTGCCAGCCCCTCAATAAGGTTCCAGCTTTGGAGGAACTGATGGATAAAGTTCAGCAatattacacaacacacacagtaccCCTCCGATTAGGGGATTCATGTTGTATTGCCAAGTCACCTCAAGATGGAAGATGGTACAGagcattcatcacagaaaagcAGAAAGGTCTTGCTAGAGTGATTTTGGTTGACTATGGCTATACCATCCAAGTCCAGGAGCACAATCTTCAGGCAATAATGCCAGAATATGTTAATTTGGAAGGACAAGCTTTCAGGTGCAGCCTTTACAACCTGATCGAACCTGCTGACCCCAAGAACTGTGGAAATTGGAGTCCAGAGGTGTGTAACTCGCTGAGAGATTTTGTCCGCGACAGCACCTGTGGTCTGAGATGTAAAGTTGTCTGTCAGttgaatgtgaaaaacaaagggCTGTGCAATGTTGTGGACCTCTACAACACCCAAACCCAACAGAGCATAACAAATTTGATCTTGAAACAGGGCCTGGCAAGAGAAGTTACAGTCTCAACAAAGCAACAGTCAACAGTGTTTCCAGAGTCCTTTGTCTTCTCTTCATATGATTTAAATCTTGGAAGTGAAGAACAAGTCTACATAACTCATATAAGCAGTCAGTGGGAAGTGTACTGCCACCTTGAGAGAAACACTGACATCATCGAAGAGCTAGAAAAGAAAATCTCAAAGGAGAGTGAGAAAATGATGCAAGCTAGTAGAAGAGCTGTTGTGAGGAAGCTGTGCCTGGCAAAGTACTTGGATGGCAAATGGTACAGGGGCTTGGCAGATCCGGTTCAGTCACCTCTGCatctcagtgtgttttttgtggattatggaaacacaaacatatcTGAGAAAACCCATGTCATGTTCATCCCCAGAGACTCTGCTGATTTGTTGTACACACCCATGCAGGCTGTGAGATGTAGCCTTTCCTCAGTGTCCAAGGACGAGCTTTATACAGATGTCAAGAAATGGCTCGGTGATGCAGTCCTTAACAAGCAAGTGAAAGCCCTCATAGTTGGAAAGAATGAAGATGGTTCATTTGATGTTGAACTGTTTGATGGAGAAGTGAACATTAATGAGAAGGTGAAGGAGCTCATTCTCAGTTTTTCACCAAAACCAAAGACAGTTGTGAGTTTTgacatgagcagcagcagaagagggAAACCTGAAACTCTCtgcacaggaaacacaaaaactCCAGTCAAGAACAGTCAACCGCAAGGGCGTTCTCCAAATTCTGCCACATCAAAAAACCAAAGGAGGACTCAAGTGGGTAGTGGatcacacaaaaagaaagaaaacgcACAAAACTGTGTTCCAGGTAAAACTCAGAGCAAGAATACAAAAGCACAACAGCAAAATAAGGACAATGCAAAGAGCTGTCTCCTTGAAAAAcctcagaaaaactctcaggtaaaacaacaaagagagtacagggacacaaacacaaagtcagaGCAACCACAATGTACAGAGAAAATGGAGATCTCTCAGCTTTCGTGTTTGCAGGACATGAAAGTGACCAAAGGTTTGAGGGCGATGTGTTTCGTCTCCCACATCGACTCGGTAAACAGTTTTTTCCTTCAGCTGTCAGAGGATGAACCGGCCATCTTGAAAATGGCCAAAGATCTCAACTCGGGTACCTTTAGAGATTCCATAAAGACTACCACACCTCTGAGAATCAGTGACCTTGTGCTGGCTGAGTATGAGGAAGATGGCGCTCTTTATCGTTCTGTGGTGAAGGGCTGTGAAGGAAGTTCCTGTTTCAGAGTTGAGTTTGTGGATTATGGCAACTCCACAGTCATGGGGAAGGAGAAGATCTACACCATTCCAAAGGAGTATCTCTCTCAGCCAAGATTTAGCATACCATGCTCCCTGTTGGACACAAGCACATACCAAAATGATGCGTCTTTCACTGATGCTGTAATGGAGCAGCCTCTCATGGTAGATTTTGTCCATCAATGTGATAGTCATTGGGAAGTCAAGGTTGAGATTCTTGGTGGAGCAACTGGCCTTCCACCGTTACTTGAAGCTGCTGTTGAAAGAGGCATGGAAAccaaaaaggaagaggaagctCCTGCGAGTTCACCTGAAATCGAAAAGGGAGTGAGATCCTGTGAACAGAATTACCAGAGAAAGGAAGTGAGCGACAATGAAATGTCTAAATCCAAAAGAATAAATCCTATTATTGATGGTGAAGACGTTATGCTGAAACCACTACCTGCCAAACTGTCGCCCAAACTCAAGGTAATAACCCGCTGGGGCCGTAGAAGAACTCCCACCAGAAACATGGACACTTTTATAATGAATCAAAGGAAAACTGTGAAATACTCTGTCAAAGCAAAGAGTGATTGTGTAGATACAATCATACCTCCGACTATTCAAGCTAAAGACACCGAGAACTGTACAGTTCTCTCTGTACTCAGTAATGGTAGTTTTTATGTCAGATTAAACAGGACCAGTGAACTGTTTTCAGCATTGGAAAATGACATAGCTGACAACCTGCACAAGTGTAAGATGGTGGCTGAAGAGGATGTCAAACAAGACCTCAAGTGCTTAGTTCAGATACACAGGGACAAGCAGTGGCACAGGGCTGTTGTTCAACATGTACACCATGGAAAATGCCAGGTCCTTCTCATGGATCACGGATCAATCGAAGAAATTCCAAGTTGCTCAATTAGACGACAATGCAGCAACCATAGAAAAATCCCAAACCTTGCAGTTTTGTGCGAGATGAACTGCCTTAGTTTCAGTGAGGGAGAGGGTGCTCACAATTTGTGGTGTGAAACTCTCAAACCAATGATAGGCAATCAAGTTAAgctagtgtttgtgtgttattcaGAAGCTGAAAAGCTTTGGAAGGTTGAGATAATCATGAACGGACTGTTCTTCAAACGTCAAATCACAACCTCTCTGCAGCAGAATGAAGAGATGACCCCGTCACCTGCTGAAACCCGACATGAGAAAGCAGAAGGGAAATCCATCTCCGAGACAAGCCAACCTCAGCAGCTTGTCTTTGCTCCTACTGATATAGACAAAGCGTATTctggttttgctgctgcagtgacaacTCCCTTCGAATTCTGTGTTGTTCTGGAGGACTCACTTCTCGTCATGACCAAAGTGTCTTTAATGTTGGACGACCTGTCTAAGCAGGTGTCTCCTCTTCCTGAAGCCCATCTTGTCCCTGGCACCTGCTGCCTGTTGAAATCAGAAACCAAGAACAAATGGTGCAGGGCCGAAATCGTTCACTCCGACACCACAGTGATCCTAAACCTGGTGGATTACGGCCTTTATGAATGCATACCGTATGAAAACTGCTCTCACCTCAGAAAACTTCCAGTGGAGATAATGAACCTGCCAAAAGTGACATACCCCTGCATCCTGAGAGGGGTGAAGCCAATAAGAGCAGATGGACAGTGGACCGATGAAGCAGCAGTTTtcttccagcagtgtttgtacCAGAAGAACCTCCAGATCTTCTTCAGAGAGTTTGTGTCAAACACTAACTGGAAGGTGGACATTCTGGCTGATGACGTTCATGTCGCCAAGGAGTTGGTGGATGCTGGACACGGCAGTTATATCGACATCATGCTAGGACTGAG GTTCCAGGAACAGAGCGCCTGTAAAGCTGCTCTTCATAGCCCTGAAAGTGAGGAAGAGTGTGACCAGGAAGACGAAGCCTCTGACAAGAAGTCTGATCTTTCAGTTGAGTCTACTGATGAAGCAGAGGAGAAGATGCCACTCAGCATTGCATCTGGATCTAATCACT GTTTTCTGATGTGA